The following coding sequences are from one Humulus lupulus chromosome X, drHumLupu1.1, whole genome shotgun sequence window:
- the LOC133805918 gene encoding uncharacterized protein LOC133805918 yields MWRIYGFIINEMSPTVYSLHLHLKDQHPVTFQANNDLINILNLDCSRKTMLTQFFALNRVDENAKKLLYKQIPEYYVWNNQHKEWTPRKTKTVIGCIVTANPFEGERYFMRILLNHVRGPLSFEDLRTVEGILAPTFREAATMHGLLQRDSSLEDCLHEASLYQMPFSLRRMFATVLVYCNPTNPRDLWQRFEKDMSVDFKSSEDSTLTARYHVLRSISSTIESMGKNINSYHLLDEDISFNGNEFQSREIDDELGVEIPEEDIISSRSLNSEQQQVYNVVLEKVLSNKNAAFFVDGPGGTGKTFLYRALLATVQSRNLVALAPASLGVVASILPGGRTAHSRFKLPLDTNEKITCCVSKQIALANLLRATKLIIWDEAPMTRKQHIEALDKMLRDINDSDIAFVRKVVVFGGDF; encoded by the coding sequence ATGTGGAGAATATATGGATTTATTATCAATGAGATGTCCCCAACAGTGTATAGTTTGCATTTACATCTGAAGGATCAACACCCGGTCACTTTCCAAGCAAACAACGATCTAATTAACATCCTCAATTTAGACTGTTCTAGAAAAACTATGCTAACCCAATTCTTTGCATTAAATCGAGTAGATGAAAATGCAAAGAAATTACTGTACAAACAAATTCCAGAATATTATGTTTGGAACAATCAACACAAAGAGTGGACTCCGCGAAAAACGAAAACAGTCATAGGTTGTATTGTTACAGCAAATCCATTTGAGGGTGAGCGTTATTTTATGCGAATATTGCTAAACCATGTAAGGGGACCGCTGTCCTTTGAAGATCTTAGAACAGTCGAGGGCATTTTGGCCCCCACATTTCGTGAGGCAGCAACAATGCATGGTTTGTTACAAAGAGACAGTAGCTTAGAAGACTGTTTACATGAGGCATCTTTATATCAAATGCCATTCAGTTTGAGGCGAATGTTCGCAACAGTATTGGTATATTGTAATCCAACCAATCCAAGAGACCTTTGGCAACGTTTTGAGAAAGATATGTCAGTTGATTTCAAATCATCAGAAGATTCTACATTGACTGCAAGATATCACGTATTAAGGTCAATCTCTTCTACAATTGAATCAATGGGGAAAAACATTAACTCTTACCATCTTCTTGATGAAGACATTTCTTTCAATGGAAATGAATTTCAATCTAGAGAAATCGATGATGAGTTGGGTGTTGAAATTCCAGAAGAAGATATTATATCTTCAAGATCACTTAATAGCGAGCAACAACAAGTGTATAATGTAGTGTTGGAAAAAGTTTTATCAAACAAAAATGCTGCATTCTTTGTAGATGGCCCAGGTGGGACAGGGAAAACATTCCTATACAGGGCACTTCTGGCAACAGTACAATCAAGAAACTTGGTAGCACTTGCACCTGCTTCATTAGGTGTGGTTGCATCTATACTTCCAGGAGGTCGAACAGCTCACTCACGCTTTAAGCTTCCACTTGATACTAACGAAAAAATCACATGTTGTGTGAGCAAACAAATTGCACTTGCAAACCTTCTTCGTGCAACAAAATTAATAATATGGGATGAGGCACCGATGACAAGAAAACAACACATAGAGGCATTAGACAAAATGCTCCGAGACATCAATGATTCTGACATAGCCTTCGTTCGAAAGGTTGTTGTTTTCGGGGGAGATTTTTGA